One Haloterrigena salifodinae DNA window includes the following coding sequences:
- a CDS encoding TrmB family transcriptional regulator, translating into MTQDETTVEAISILQDLGLQEYEARCFMALNKLPNGTAKEIHEISDVPRTRVYDAIRVLETQGLVEVQHSSPQRYRAVGINEATEILRQKYNNRIDTLETYLEETDVEEPEDDDHLQEIWSLSGHEAIESRTIELIRNAQSEIALLVVDDDVLSETLFDGIQQAIERHLTVVVGGQTAATMATLESRLPETRVFETDMDWLTGNELDAEVAISRILLVDRETLLIGTYYPDANDGETREQAVFAKGLQNGVVVLLRRLVTAGLSGIEDPGR; encoded by the coding sequence ATGACACAGGACGAAACAACGGTAGAGGCGATCAGTATATTGCAGGATCTCGGCCTGCAAGAGTACGAAGCACGCTGCTTTATGGCGTTGAACAAACTTCCCAACGGAACCGCAAAGGAGATCCACGAAATCTCCGACGTCCCGCGGACGCGAGTCTATGACGCGATCCGCGTCCTCGAGACGCAGGGGCTGGTCGAAGTCCAGCACTCGAGCCCCCAGCGGTATCGCGCCGTCGGGATCAACGAGGCGACAGAGATCCTTCGACAAAAGTACAACAACCGGATCGATACGCTCGAGACGTACCTCGAGGAGACGGACGTGGAGGAACCCGAGGACGACGATCATCTCCAGGAGATCTGGTCGTTGAGCGGCCACGAGGCGATCGAGTCGCGGACGATCGAACTGATCAGGAACGCCCAGTCGGAAATCGCGCTGCTCGTCGTCGACGACGACGTCCTCTCTGAGACGCTGTTCGACGGCATTCAGCAGGCGATTGAACGGCATCTCACCGTCGTCGTCGGCGGCCAAACTGCGGCGACGATGGCGACGCTGGAGTCTCGACTTCCCGAAACGCGCGTGTTCGAAACCGATATGGACTGGCTTACCGGGAACGAACTGGACGCCGAGGTCGCGATCAGCCGGATCCTGCTCGTCGACCGGGAGACGCTTCTGATCGGAACCTACTACCCCGACGCCAACGATGGCGAGACGAGAGAGCAGGCCGTCTTCGCAAAGGGGCTACAGAACGGGGTCGTGGTGCTCCTGCGGAGACTCGTGACAGCCGGCCTGTCCGGGATCGAGGACCCGGGAAGGTGA
- a CDS encoding glucose-6-phosphate isomerase, translating into MNVDIGNALASVASPGASRDSLERLDEQVADAHERIVAGMEHSEHGYEALNLPERTDPDEIRAAVEPVADAEALITVGIGGSALGAATITDALADESDTDAVYLDNVDPAWVSNHLEGLPLEETAINVVSRSGTTAETLANFLVVRDVFEAAGVDWTERTIVTTGESGPLRNLADRNDLPSLKVPDGVPGRFSALSAVGMVAAAVCGHDLEALLEGAAAERESLTGSLFDCPAYAYGAMAYALDQRGAAVNAMVPYAESLETFAEWFAQLWAESLGKDDLGQTPARALGVTDQHSQLQLYRAGPRDKLVTFVSPGETDDRSIPDTDVDELAYLGDATLGELLEAEFEATEASLAAAGRPNVRLELETVDEYELGGLLYGMEAACVLAGELYGVNTFEQPAVEWAKKATRGLLGGGNFEEADAVAEKTELRIER; encoded by the coding sequence ATGAACGTCGACATCGGCAACGCGCTCGCGTCGGTCGCGTCGCCGGGCGCCTCGAGGGACTCCCTCGAGCGCCTGGATGAGCAGGTCGCGGACGCCCACGAACGCATCGTCGCGGGAATGGAACATTCGGAGCACGGCTACGAGGCCCTCAACCTCCCGGAGCGAACCGACCCGGACGAGATCCGGGCGGCCGTCGAGCCGGTCGCCGACGCCGAGGCACTGATCACCGTCGGTATCGGCGGCAGCGCGCTCGGCGCGGCGACGATCACGGACGCGCTCGCCGACGAGAGCGACACCGACGCCGTCTACCTCGACAACGTCGACCCCGCTTGGGTGTCGAACCACCTCGAGGGACTGCCCCTCGAGGAGACGGCGATCAACGTGGTCTCGCGGTCGGGAACGACGGCGGAGACGCTGGCGAACTTCCTCGTCGTCCGTGACGTCTTCGAGGCTGCGGGCGTCGACTGGACCGAGCGGACGATCGTAACGACCGGCGAGTCCGGTCCGCTCCGGAACCTCGCGGACCGGAACGACCTCCCGTCGCTGAAGGTCCCCGACGGCGTTCCGGGCCGCTTCTCGGCGCTGTCGGCGGTCGGCATGGTCGCGGCGGCCGTCTGCGGCCACGATCTCGAGGCCTTACTCGAGGGCGCCGCCGCCGAGCGCGAGAGCCTGACCGGCTCGCTGTTCGACTGCCCGGCCTACGCCTACGGGGCGATGGCCTACGCGCTCGACCAGCGCGGCGCCGCCGTCAACGCCATGGTTCCCTACGCGGAGTCGCTCGAGACGTTCGCCGAGTGGTTCGCCCAGCTGTGGGCCGAGAGCCTCGGCAAGGACGACCTCGGGCAGACGCCGGCGCGGGCGCTCGGCGTAACCGACCAGCACTCGCAGTTGCAACTCTACCGGGCGGGCCCGCGGGACAAACTCGTCACCTTCGTCTCGCCGGGCGAGACCGACGACCGGTCGATCCCCGACACCGATGTCGACGAACTGGCGTACCTCGGCGACGCGACGCTCGGCGAACTGCTCGAGGCGGAGTTCGAGGCCACCGAGGCCAGCCTCGCGGCGGCCGGCCGGCCGAACGTCCGGCTCGAACTCGAGACCGTCGACGAGTACGAACTCGGCGGCCTCCTCTACGGGATGGAGGCGGCCTGCGTCCTCGCGGGCGAACTGTACGGTGTCAACACGTTCGAACAGCCGGCCGTCGAGTGGGCCAAGAAGGCGACTCGCGGCCTGCTCGGCGGCGGAAACTTCGAGGAGGCCGACGCCGTCGCCGAGAAGACCGAGCTTCGTATCGAACGGTAG
- a CDS encoding CPBP family intramembrane glutamic endopeptidase — translation MSDLTRTADGDGDAGSAVSDVVPTVGTVLSAVVLVALVLPVRRGVDSPAVWLAAVGALVATGAFVGRRHGLLERRVAGAAAAGGSLLVVVLSGYAITQGVLGSVVVPGLEGAVSSLFVALVAAIGAVGVGIADRGGVSGSGLYRRLARTVEMCILAVVGLFSLSIATVFLSLPVTTLVGEPTPLQQSLVEYPAYALGLGGIAAGYLAYRGHDRSFIDLERPTLRTVGWIVLGLVLLFAVNIGISQVMTALGIDASDHTTTQRLAENPELAMVAVPSMLLFVGPFEELFYRNVIQKSLYEQFSRAGAVLVGSLVFMIVHLFAYATAGPGAMLASLALVFALGLILGTIYERTDNLLVPALVHGCYNALLFVEYLV, via the coding sequence ATGAGCGATCTCACCCGGACCGCCGACGGCGACGGTGACGCCGGCTCGGCCGTGTCTGACGTCGTCCCGACCGTCGGAACCGTCCTCTCAGCCGTCGTTCTCGTCGCGCTCGTGTTGCCGGTCCGCCGCGGCGTCGACTCCCCCGCGGTCTGGCTTGCGGCGGTCGGCGCCCTCGTCGCCACGGGCGCGTTCGTCGGTCGCCGCCACGGCTTGCTCGAGCGGCGCGTCGCCGGGGCGGCCGCCGCCGGCGGGAGCCTCCTCGTCGTCGTCCTGTCGGGGTACGCGATCACCCAGGGCGTCCTGGGATCGGTCGTCGTCCCGGGCCTCGAGGGGGCGGTCTCGTCGCTGTTCGTCGCCCTGGTCGCCGCGATCGGCGCGGTCGGCGTCGGTATCGCCGACCGCGGCGGCGTCTCGGGGTCGGGCCTGTACCGCCGGCTCGCACGGACGGTCGAGATGTGTATACTCGCCGTCGTCGGCCTGTTCAGCCTCTCGATCGCGACGGTGTTTCTCTCGCTGCCGGTGACCACCCTCGTCGGCGAACCCACGCCGCTCCAGCAGTCGCTGGTCGAGTACCCCGCCTACGCGCTCGGCCTCGGCGGGATCGCGGCGGGCTACCTGGCTTACCGCGGTCACGATCGGTCGTTCATCGACCTCGAGCGACCGACGCTCCGGACGGTCGGCTGGATCGTCCTCGGTCTCGTCTTGCTCTTTGCCGTGAACATCGGAATCTCGCAGGTCATGACGGCGCTCGGCATCGACGCCTCGGACCACACCACCACCCAGCGGCTGGCCGAGAACCCCGAACTGGCGATGGTCGCCGTTCCGTCGATGCTCCTGTTCGTCGGGCCGTTTGAGGAGCTGTTCTACCGGAACGTAATCCAGAAGAGCCTCTACGAGCAGTTCTCCCGGGCCGGCGCCGTCCTCGTCGGGAGCCTCGTCTTCATGATCGTCCACCTGTTCGCGTACGCGACCGCGGGACCGGGCGCGATGCTCGCGAGCCTCGCGCTGGTGTTCGCTCTCGGGTTGATCCTCGGGACGATCTACGAACGGACGGACAACCTGCTGGTGCCCGCGCTGGTCCACGGCTGTTACAACGCGTTGCTGTTCGTCGAATATCTCGTGTGA
- a CDS encoding NOB1 family endonuclease, whose protein sequence is MYVLDSSAFIHDFHTTEQTATIPLVREELEDESAYRYDAMEGSGMHIHIPNDDTTEKVQRAARESGDLDVLSETDVRLVAASFELDGTLVTDDYAMQNVAEKLNVDVEVIAREGIDEQRHWRYQCQGCGREFDEQKDRCPICGSELARKNPS, encoded by the coding sequence ATGTACGTTCTCGACTCCTCGGCGTTTATCCACGACTTTCACACGACAGAACAGACTGCAACCATTCCCCTCGTCCGCGAAGAACTCGAGGACGAGAGCGCCTATCGCTACGACGCGATGGAGGGCTCGGGGATGCACATCCACATTCCCAACGACGACACCACCGAGAAAGTCCAGCGCGCGGCCCGCGAATCGGGCGATCTCGACGTCCTCTCCGAAACCGACGTTCGCCTCGTCGCGGCGAGTTTCGAACTCGACGGAACGCTCGTCACCGACGACTACGCGATGCAAAACGTCGCGGAGAAGTTAAACGTCGACGTCGAAGTGATCGCCCGCGAGGGCATCGACGAACAGCGTCACTGGCGCTACCAGTGTCAGGGCTGCGGTCGCGAGTTCGACGAACAGAAGGACCGCTGCCCGATCTGCGGCTCGGAGCTGGCGCGGAAGAACCCCTCGTAA
- a CDS encoding PRC-barrel domain-containing protein translates to MSDILAENLSGKSVMGSDGTELGLLYNITMDLKSGKLHDLVIDPDDEISPRTVDFDVDDAGRFLVPVNRVQAVKDYIVVQR, encoded by the coding sequence ATGAGCGATATACTCGCTGAAAATCTCTCGGGGAAGTCCGTCATGGGTTCCGACGGCACCGAGCTCGGATTGCTCTATAACATCACAATGGATCTCAAATCCGGCAAGCTCCACGACCTCGTTATCGATCCCGACGACGAAATCTCCCCGCGAACGGTCGACTTCGACGTCGACGACGCGGGCCGATTCCTCGTCCCCGTCAACCGCGTTCAGGCGGTCAAAGACTACATTGTCGTCCAGCGCTAA
- the infB gene encoding translation initiation factor IF-2 — protein MSNTDTHDPTSLRTPIVAVLGHVDHGKTSLLDKIRGSAVIEGEAGAITQHIGATAVPLDIISSIAGDLVDPDDFDLPGLLFIDTPGHHSFTTLRSRGGALADIAILVVDVNDGFQPQTLEALDILKRSQTPFIVAANKIDTVPGWDPNEDTPINDTYESQSERVRQRLDESLYEIIGNLSDEGFSADLYWRVQNFQRNVGVVPVSAMTGEGVPDLLTVMMGLSQRYMKEEMEIDVSGPGVGTVLEVKEEKGFGKTVDIVLYDGTIKEDDTIVVGGQNDPIVTEVRALLQPRPLAEIRTESRFENVDEVGAAAGIKVAAPELGDAMAGAPVRVVRDRDLDDVIEEVQAELASIAVDTAEEGVVVKADTLGSLEAMADALDEAEVPIVRAEVGDVAPRDISVASTAEDPKQQVILGFNVDVLSDAEHRAETDDVTIFTDEVIYQLVEEYDEYVEGIEQAQQDTILENISRPARFRILPDHTFRQNDPAVVGVEVNSGTVQNNATVVKFEGNEPERVGQIKGIQEQGEDVDEARAGNRVSVAIDGPTVGRQIEEDDELWIQIPEKHAKILEQELTDEIPADELEALNMYLDKQRSRDPFWGK, from the coding sequence ATGTCGAATACGGATACGCACGACCCCACATCTCTCAGAACGCCGATCGTGGCCGTCCTCGGCCACGTCGATCACGGCAAGACCAGTCTCCTCGACAAAATACGCGGCTCCGCGGTAATCGAGGGCGAAGCGGGCGCCATCACTCAGCATATCGGCGCGACGGCGGTCCCGCTCGACATCATTTCCTCGATCGCGGGCGACCTCGTCGACCCCGACGACTTCGACCTGCCCGGCCTGCTCTTTATCGACACGCCGGGCCACCACTCCTTTACGACGCTACGCTCGCGGGGCGGCGCGCTCGCTGACATCGCCATCCTCGTCGTCGACGTTAACGACGGTTTCCAGCCCCAGACGCTCGAGGCGCTGGACATCCTCAAGCGCTCCCAGACGCCCTTCATCGTCGCGGCGAACAAGATCGACACCGTCCCCGGCTGGGATCCCAACGAGGACACGCCGATCAACGACACCTACGAGTCCCAGTCCGAGCGCGTCCGCCAGCGACTCGACGAGAGCCTCTACGAGATCATCGGCAATCTGAGCGACGAGGGGTTCTCCGCCGACCTCTACTGGCGCGTTCAGAACTTCCAGCGCAACGTCGGCGTCGTCCCCGTCTCGGCGATGACTGGCGAGGGCGTCCCGGACCTGCTGACCGTGATGATGGGCCTCTCCCAGCGGTACATGAAAGAGGAGATGGAAATCGACGTCTCCGGCCCCGGCGTCGGCACCGTCCTCGAGGTCAAAGAGGAGAAAGGGTTCGGGAAGACGGTCGACATCGTCCTCTACGACGGCACGATCAAGGAAGACGACACGATCGTCGTCGGCGGACAGAACGACCCGATCGTCACCGAGGTTCGCGCGCTGCTCCAGCCCCGTCCGCTCGCGGAGATCCGAACCGAGAGCCGCTTCGAGAACGTCGACGAGGTCGGCGCCGCGGCCGGGATCAAGGTCGCCGCGCCAGAACTTGGCGACGCGATGGCCGGCGCGCCCGTCCGGGTCGTCCGCGACCGGGACCTCGATGACGTCATCGAGGAAGTGCAGGCCGAACTCGCCTCGATCGCGGTCGACACCGCCGAAGAGGGCGTCGTCGTCAAGGCCGACACGCTGGGAAGCCTCGAGGCGATGGCCGACGCCTTGGACGAGGCGGAGGTGCCGATCGTCCGCGCGGAGGTCGGCGACGTCGCGCCGCGTGACATCTCGGTCGCATCGACGGCCGAGGATCCGAAACAGCAGGTCATCCTCGGGTTCAACGTCGACGTCCTCTCAGACGCGGAACACCGCGCCGAGACCGACGACGTGACGATCTTCACCGACGAGGTCATCTACCAGCTTGTCGAGGAGTACGACGAGTACGTCGAGGGGATCGAACAGGCCCAGCAGGATACCATCCTCGAGAACATCTCGCGGCCCGCCCGGTTCCGCATCCTGCCGGACCACACGTTCCGCCAGAACGATCCCGCGGTCGTCGGTGTCGAGGTCAACTCCGGGACCGTCCAGAACAACGCCACCGTCGTGAAGTTCGAGGGCAACGAGCCCGAACGCGTCGGCCAGATCAAGGGCATCCAGGAGCAGGGCGAGGACGTCGACGAAGCCCGGGCCGGCAACCGGGTCTCTGTCGCCATCGACGGCCCGACCGTCGGCCGCCAGATCGAGGAAGACGACGAGCTCTGGATCCAGATCCCCGAGAAACACGCGAAGATCTTAGAGCAGGAGCTGACCGACGAGATCCCCGCTGACGAACTCGAGGCGCTGAACATGTACCTCGACAAGCAGCGCAGCCGGGATCCGTTCTGGGGCAAGTAG
- a CDS encoding cyclophilin-like family protein, whose product MTDLTVTVGDRTLAAAWTDDAPEARAALEAALPVAGDAVRWGNELYFDVSLDVPPENAREVVPEGSIAYWPAGEKLCLFWRETPASRARPERSEDLDMESGDDGTASQNGEPRAAAPVTVVARVEDCAALADLEGGARLRLERAA is encoded by the coding sequence ATGACCGACCTCACCGTTACCGTCGGCGACCGAACGCTCGCGGCCGCCTGGACCGATGACGCCCCCGAGGCGAGGGCCGCACTCGAGGCGGCCCTGCCGGTCGCCGGCGACGCCGTCCGCTGGGGTAACGAACTCTACTTCGACGTTTCGCTCGATGTTCCACCCGAAAACGCCCGCGAGGTCGTCCCCGAGGGCTCGATCGCGTACTGGCCGGCCGGCGAGAAGCTGTGTCTGTTCTGGCGCGAGACGCCGGCCAGCCGTGCGAGGCCTGAGCGGAGCGAAGACCTCGATATGGAGAGCGGTGACGACGGAACCGCGAGCCAGAACGGCGAACCGCGCGCCGCCGCGCCCGTTACCGTCGTCGCTCGAGTCGAGGACTGCGCCGCGCTGGCCGATCTCGAGGGCGGAGCGCGACTGCGACTCGAGCGCGCGGCGTAA
- a CDS encoding PH domain-containing protein, with translation MASHERRPALEFDEPDTGFQAGFGFYVGLVAAGVAATAGLLAGVSTATLLGILPSMVTAVAIAGHILTRRARGLPERIGRSRWRRLACYAPPIAFAATLALPLVISIEATGRFVVLTLVVTLVTGVTAYGVDRMARNRYIDALTADEPAAVWTWRQTGLTSGGIVFGAYLVITIGGGLYSTIAWGLNVSSLMVFYGLIFLLQWYGIGGDWLNFDQNEQATPPTIRAHEAGLVVERSVSRTFVPWDDVADVRLTDDKLVFERRWFDLRCDPAAIDDPEATLEGIQRARGRADATRQPDLAD, from the coding sequence GTGGCGTCTCACGAACGACGACCCGCCCTCGAGTTCGACGAGCCGGACACCGGCTTTCAGGCCGGATTCGGGTTCTACGTCGGCCTCGTCGCGGCCGGCGTCGCGGCGACCGCGGGGCTCCTGGCAGGGGTTTCCACCGCGACGTTGCTCGGCATCCTGCCGTCGATGGTGACGGCGGTCGCGATCGCCGGCCACATCCTCACGAGGCGGGCCCGCGGCCTGCCCGAGCGGATCGGCCGGAGCCGATGGCGCCGACTGGCCTGCTACGCGCCGCCGATCGCGTTCGCGGCGACGCTGGCACTCCCCCTCGTTATATCGATCGAGGCGACCGGCCGGTTCGTCGTCCTGACGCTCGTCGTGACGCTCGTCACCGGCGTCACGGCGTACGGCGTCGATCGGATGGCCCGCAACCGGTACATCGACGCGCTCACCGCCGACGAGCCCGCGGCGGTCTGGACGTGGCGACAGACCGGCCTCACCTCCGGCGGGATCGTGTTCGGCGCCTATCTGGTGATCACGATCGGCGGCGGCCTCTACAGCACGATCGCGTGGGGGCTGAACGTCAGTTCGCTCATGGTCTTCTACGGGCTCATCTTTCTCCTCCAGTGGTACGGTATCGGCGGCGACTGGCTCAATTTCGACCAGAACGAACAGGCGACCCCGCCGACGATCCGCGCCCACGAAGCCGGACTCGTCGTCGAGCGCTCCGTCTCGAGAACGTTCGTTCCGTGGGACGACGTCGCGGACGTGCGGCTGACCGACGACAAACTCGTCTTCGAGCGCCGGTGGTTCGACCTGCGCTGCGACCCTGCGGCGATCGACGACCCCGAGGCGACCCTCGAGGGAATCCAACGCGCCCGCGGGCGAGCGGACGCGACGCGGCAACCGGACCTCGCGGATTGA
- a CDS encoding glutamine hydrolyzing CTP synthase, translating into MPTESDTHYDPSLGNKFIFVTGGVMSGLGKGITAASTGRLLKNAGFDVTAVKIDPYLNVDAGTMNPYQHGEVYVLEDGGEVDLDLGNYERFLDIDMTSDHNITTGKTYQHVIEQERAGDYLGKTVQIIPHITDDIKRRIREAAEGTDVCIIEVGGTVGDIEGMPYLEALRQFAHEEPEENVLFTHVTLVPYSKNGEQKTKPTQHSVKEVRSIGLQPDIIVGRCEDRLDPETKEKIALFCDIPTEAVFSNPDVEDVYHVPLMVEEEGLDQYVLEHFGMADEALPVGERANEWREIVTTEKEGTVDIALVGKYDLEDAYMSIHESLKHAGFEVGVDVERHWVPADELADGHDGQLEGMDGVIVPGGFGMRGSEGKIEAVRYARENDVPFLGLCLGFQMAVVEYARNVLGLEDAHSAEMVEDSPHPVIDILPEQYEVEDMGGTMRLGEHTTVIEPETLAYDLYGDTSCSERHRHRYEVNPEYFDAFEDEPLVFSGTAGNRMEILELETHPYFVGTQFHPEYTSRPGQPSPPFLGLVEAVLEQSEAEDAETADADADTDAETEVTH; encoded by the coding sequence ATGCCGACGGAATCGGACACTCATTATGACCCCTCGCTGGGGAACAAGTTCATCTTCGTCACCGGCGGCGTCATGTCGGGACTCGGCAAGGGGATTACGGCCGCGAGCACTGGCCGTCTCCTCAAAAACGCCGGGTTCGACGTCACCGCGGTGAAGATCGATCCGTACCTGAACGTCGACGCGGGGACGATGAATCCCTACCAGCACGGGGAGGTATACGTCTTGGAGGACGGCGGCGAGGTCGACCTCGATCTGGGGAACTACGAGCGGTTCCTCGACATCGACATGACCTCGGACCACAACATCACTACGGGGAAAACCTACCAGCACGTCATCGAGCAGGAGCGCGCTGGCGACTACCTGGGCAAGACGGTCCAGATCATCCCCCACATCACCGACGACATCAAGCGTCGCATCCGCGAGGCCGCGGAGGGCACCGACGTCTGTATCATCGAAGTCGGCGGCACCGTGGGAGACATCGAGGGGATGCCCTACCTCGAGGCGCTGCGCCAGTTTGCCCACGAGGAACCCGAGGAGAACGTCCTCTTCACCCACGTCACGCTCGTCCCGTACTCGAAGAACGGTGAGCAGAAGACCAAGCCGACCCAGCACTCGGTCAAGGAGGTCCGCTCGATCGGCCTCCAGCCCGACATCATCGTCGGCCGCTGCGAGGACCGACTCGACCCCGAGACCAAGGAAAAGATCGCGCTGTTCTGTGACATTCCCACGGAAGCGGTGTTCTCGAACCCCGACGTCGAGGACGTCTACCACGTCCCGCTGATGGTCGAAGAAGAGGGGCTCGACCAGTACGTCCTCGAGCACTTCGGGATGGCCGACGAGGCCCTGCCCGTCGGCGAACGCGCCAACGAGTGGCGCGAGATCGTCACGACCGAGAAGGAAGGGACGGTCGACATCGCGCTGGTCGGCAAGTACGATCTCGAGGACGCGTACATGTCGATCCACGAGTCGCTGAAACACGCCGGTTTCGAGGTCGGCGTCGACGTCGAGCGCCACTGGGTCCCGGCCGACGAACTGGCCGACGGCCACGACGGACAACTCGAGGGGATGGACGGAGTCATCGTTCCCGGCGGCTTCGGGATGCGCGGCTCCGAGGGCAAGATCGAGGCCGTCCGCTACGCCCGCGAGAACGACGTTCCGTTCCTCGGGCTCTGTCTCGGCTTCCAGATGGCCGTCGTCGAGTATGCCCGGAACGTGCTGGGCCTTGAGGACGCCCATTCCGCCGAGATGGTCGAGGACTCCCCCCACCCGGTCATCGACATCCTGCCGGAGCAGTACGAGGTCGAGGATATGGGCGGGACGATGCGCCTCGGCGAGCACACGACCGTCATCGAACCCGAGACGCTCGCTTACGACCTCTACGGCGATACCTCCTGTTCGGAGCGACACCGCCACCGCTACGAGGTCAACCCCGAGTACTTCGACGCCTTCGAGGACGAACCGCTCGTCTTCTCCGGGACCGCGGGCAACCGGATGGAGATCCTCGAACTCGAGACCCACCCCTACTTCGTCGGGACGCAGTTCCACCCCGAGTACACGTCTCGTCCCGGCCAGCCGAGCCCGCCGTTCCTTGGACTGGTCGAGGCCGTCCTCGAGCAGTCCGAGGCCGAGGACGCCGAGACCGCAGACGCGGATGCCGACACCGACGCGGAAACGGAGGTAACCCACTGA
- the guaA gene encoding glutamine-hydrolyzing GMP synthase → MVDTDTFVPEAVAEIGDEIGDENAVIALSGGVDSSVAAALAYEAIGDRLTPVYVDTGLMRKGETDQIRETFDYMESLRIVDAKDRFLEALSGVTDPEEKREIIGEQFIREFEREAKDANADYLVQGTIYPDRIESEGGIKSHHNVGGLPEVVDFEGIVEPVRDLYKDEVREVARHLGLDEIVAERMPFPGPGLAVRVIGEVTEEKLEVARHACHVVEEELEEYEPWQALAAVIGKATGVKGDNRVHGWVVSVRSVESRDGMTARAQEIDWDTLQRIQSRITGQNDNVARVVYDVTHKPPATIEYE, encoded by the coding sequence ATGGTAGATACCGACACGTTTGTTCCAGAAGCAGTTGCAGAGATCGGCGACGAAATCGGCGACGAAAACGCCGTCATCGCACTCTCGGGCGGGGTCGACTCGTCGGTCGCCGCCGCCCTGGCATACGAGGCCATCGGCGACCGGCTGACCCCGGTGTACGTCGATACCGGCCTGATGCGGAAAGGCGAGACCGACCAGATCCGCGAGACCTTCGACTACATGGAGTCGCTGCGGATCGTCGACGCCAAGGATCGGTTCCTCGAGGCCCTCTCGGGCGTCACCGACCCCGAGGAGAAGCGCGAGATCATCGGCGAACAGTTCATCCGCGAGTTCGAGCGCGAGGCGAAGGACGCCAACGCGGACTACCTCGTTCAGGGGACGATCTACCCCGACCGCATCGAGAGCGAGGGCGGAATCAAGTCCCACCACAACGTCGGTGGCCTGCCGGAGGTCGTCGACTTCGAGGGGATCGTCGAACCCGTTCGCGACCTCTACAAGGACGAGGTCCGCGAGGTCGCGCGCCACCTCGGCCTGGACGAGATCGTCGCCGAACGGATGCCGTTCCCCGGCCCCGGACTCGCCGTCCGCGTCATCGGCGAGGTCACCGAGGAGAAACTCGAGGTCGCCCGTCACGCCTGCCACGTCGTCGAGGAGGAACTCGAGGAGTACGAGCCCTGGCAAGCGCTCGCAGCCGTCATCGGCAAGGCGACGGGCGTGAAAGGCGACAACCGTGTACACGGCTGGGTCGTCTCCGTCCGCTCGGTCGAGTCCCGCGACGGGATGACCGCCCGCGCACAGGAGATCGACTGGGATACTCTCCAGCGCATCCAGTCGCGAATCACCGGCCAGAACGACAACGTCGCCCGCGTCGTCTACGACGTGACCCACAAACCGCCAGCGACAATCGAGTACGAATGA
- a CDS encoding DUF7126 family protein encodes MSTDAIVAGPDEDDIATALEAEGATVARLNGDISRPALEEAGIVDADLYVLTDTGQATTIPIVCDLSDDIRTVVYARDTVPEFVKGQLDLALDPQLMDVGIVADELTS; translated from the coding sequence ATGAGCACGGACGCAATCGTCGCCGGTCCCGACGAGGACGACATCGCCACCGCCCTCGAGGCGGAGGGCGCTACCGTCGCCCGCCTCAACGGCGACATCTCCCGGCCCGCTCTCGAGGAGGCCGGGATCGTCGACGCCGATCTGTACGTCCTGACCGACACCGGGCAGGCGACGACGATCCCGATCGTCTGCGATCTCTCGGACGACATTCGAACGGTCGTCTACGCCCGGGATACGGTCCCGGAGTTCGTCAAGGGCCAACTCGACCTCGCCCTCGACCCGCAGTTGATGGACGTCGGGATCGTCGCCGACGAACTGACCAGCTAG